In Pseudoalteromonas piratica, the genomic stretch TGATTTAGCCCAACATGGCACCTTGTTTCTCGATGAAATTGCCAATATTCCGCTATCGCAGCAGGCGAAGATGCTGCGCGTGTTAGAAAGTGGCGAATACGAACCACTTGGCTCAAGCACAACCCAAACAACCAACACGCGTGTTATTTCAGCGACCAATGCTAATTTTGATGAGCTTATAAACGACGGACAATTTCGTGAAGATCTTTACTATCGCTTAAATACGATTGAGCTGCATATCCCCCCATTAAAAGAGCGTAAAGAAGACATTGTTGGTTTAGCTGAGTTTTTTGTAGAAAAGTGTGCCAGTCGCTATAAATTGGTGGCCAAACCTTTCTCTGACGAGGCAAAGCAAGCAATGCAGAATTACCATTGGCCGGGTAATGTGCGCGAAATGAGTCACCTTGTTGAACGAGCCATGTTGTTAAGCGAAGACGCCGTTTTGAGCACTGCTGATTTACACTTGAAAAAACAACACACCAATGCGCAATCTAACACGGACGATTTGCCCTTTATGACTTTGCAACAAGCTGAAATCAGCCTTATAAAACAAGCACTCAATAAGACTGAGCAGCACATTCCAAAAGCTGCCGAACTACTTGGTTTAACAAAAGCTTCAATGTATCGACGACTCGAAAAACATGGCATTGAAAAAAACTAAATTTTTTCAATTATCGCTAGAAAGCTATGTCAGTATCGTGCTGGGTTTTCTTTGCACTGTGATTATCTTATTACTTGGCTTTATAAGCTGGCAGGCTGCCTTCACACCAATTTGGCAAGGCGTTTTGTTGCTGACACTGGTTTGCTACAGTGTATGGCTTATTAATCGGGTTAAACGCACAGTATCAGCATCTTTTGCCCGTGCCTGTTTGCAACTTGATGCAATTAGCCAAGAAGATTATAACCAAATTGCCAAAGCACCATTTAAAAAAGGTGTGGTTTTTGAATTTCATCAACAATTGAAGCAATTGAGTGCACAGTTGTTGGCGCAAAAATCTCATTACGACCAACAAGCATTTTTGGTCTATCAATTAATTGCTGAATTAGATACACCGGTGCTCGTTTTTAATGCAAAACACCAACTAAGTTATGGCAATGACGCATTTTCCCAGCTCTATCAACAGCCTTGGCAGTTGTTACGTCATGCGTCAGCGGCGCGGCTAGAACTAAGCCACTCAGCCCATAAATGGCAGTTCAGTAATGAGCAACAACGCAAGAAATGGCAAATCAAGCACAGTGAATTTATTGACGATGGCGAACTACACCACCTTTTAGTGTTTATTAATGTTGAACCTGTGCTCAGACAAAGTCAGCTTGCAGCATGGCAACAACTTATTCGTGTGCTTGGCCATGAAATTCGCAATTCACTGACGCCAGTTTCATCTATGGCAGAAACCTTGGCTAAAAGAGCAAGCAATGAACGGGAAAAAATGGCGCTGGATGTTATCTCCGAGCGTTGCCATCATTTACAATCCTTTGTTGAACGCTACGCCAGTGTCAGTAAGCCACTGCAAGTGAACAAGCAAACACTGTCCGTTACAGAGTTATTGAGTGCTATTGGCGAAATGTTTCCCCAGCTCAAGGTAGCCCTTGATAGCAGATGCCACAGTATCTATGCCGACCGTGCACTGTTTGAACAAGTGCTAATAAATATTTTTAAAAATGCCGTTGAGGCTGACGCAACTACACTCATGTTAACAGTGATAAAACAAGGCAGCATTAACAAAATAACGCTCGAAGATAACGGCCAAGGATTTGCTAATTTAGATAACTTATTTGTACCCCTGTACACCACTAAGCCAGGCGGCAATGGCATAGGCTTAAGCTTATGTCGCAATATTGTTGAGCAGCATGGTGGCAGCATAACGCTTGCCAATCAACAAACAACAAAAGGCGTTATCGTTACTCTAACGCTGCCGCTAACCGACTAGAATTGCACACATTTTCGCCAAGCCAGTTCCGAAATCGAACTCAAAACCAGTTCGAAAACGGACTCGAACTCAATCAACCACTAGAACCTCATTATAAGCAATTGAAATAATTGAAATAATTTTTTGGCACATTTATCGCTATTACTAAACCAAGTTAAGCATAAATTAGCACTGATAATGATGAGACTTCGTCGA encodes the following:
- a CDS encoding sensor histidine kinase gives rise to the protein MALKKTKFFQLSLESYVSIVLGFLCTVIILLLGFISWQAAFTPIWQGVLLLTLVCYSVWLINRVKRTVSASFARACLQLDAISQEDYNQIAKAPFKKGVVFEFHQQLKQLSAQLLAQKSHYDQQAFLVYQLIAELDTPVLVFNAKHQLSYGNDAFSQLYQQPWQLLRHASAARLELSHSAHKWQFSNEQQRKKWQIKHSEFIDDGELHHLLVFINVEPVLRQSQLAAWQQLIRVLGHEIRNSLTPVSSMAETLAKRASNEREKMALDVISERCHHLQSFVERYASVSKPLQVNKQTLSVTELLSAIGEMFPQLKVALDSRCHSIYADRALFEQVLINIFKNAVEADATTLMLTVIKQGSINKITLEDNGQGFANLDNLFVPLYTTKPGGNGIGLSLCRNIVEQHGGSITLANQQTTKGVIVTLTLPLTD